In Leifsonia sp. ZF2019, a genomic segment contains:
- a CDS encoding OsmC family protein yields the protein MRLEHSYAIDLQWTGNRGSGTSGYKDYGRDHVISAEGKHPLEGSADRAFFGDRDRWNPEELLLAALAQCHMLSYLAEAARAGVVVVGYTDAATGTMEQTANGGGHFTEATLHPRVTVADPAQRELAAALHKPASEKCFIAASVNFPVHHEPELLTLA from the coding sequence ATGAGACTCGAGCACAGCTACGCGATCGACCTGCAGTGGACGGGCAACCGGGGGAGCGGCACCAGCGGCTACAAGGACTACGGCCGCGACCACGTGATCAGCGCCGAAGGCAAGCACCCGCTCGAGGGCTCGGCGGACCGTGCGTTCTTCGGAGACCGCGACCGCTGGAACCCGGAGGAGCTGCTGCTCGCCGCGCTGGCCCAGTGCCACATGCTGAGCTATCTCGCGGAGGCCGCCCGAGCGGGCGTGGTGGTCGTCGGCTACACGGATGCCGCGACGGGGACGATGGAGCAGACGGCGAACGGGGGAGGGCACTTCACCGAGGCGACGCTGCACCCGCGGGTGACGGTCGCGGACCCCGCTCAGCGCGAACTGGCGGCGGCCCTGCACAAGCCCGCGTCGGAGAAGTGCTTCATCGCCGCGAGCGTGAACTTCCCGGTGCACCACGAGCCGGAACTCCTGACCCTGGCCTGA
- a CDS encoding ABC transporter ATP-binding protein produces MPKGVFAESGADLRLAGITKRFPGFTAIEELDLTIPAGSFFALLGPSGCGKTTTLRLVAGLEEPTAGQILIGGKDVTTTKPFQRPVNTVFQSYALFPHMTILENVAFGLRRRKIGDPVAKAHEALRLVELDHLAARRPAQLSGGQQQRVALARAVVNRPALLLLDEPLGALDLKLRRQMQLELKSIQTEVGLTFVHVTHDQEEAMTMADTVAVMNKGRIEQMGAPEVLYELPATVFVANFLGQSNLFVGRVQESTADAVGVEVGGHRVRVPRSRAQRESGLVTVGVRPEKLTLHETPDTIPSGANALGPGRVTDVSFSGVSTQYLVDIPGLGTVIVFAQNMHAGPVAALGATAWVAWDAAHTFVLGDEPPADGRFVDDTDTQAMAAQARERMLTELEEA; encoded by the coding sequence ATGCCGAAGGGAGTCTTCGCCGAGTCGGGAGCCGACCTGCGCCTCGCCGGCATCACCAAGCGCTTCCCGGGCTTCACCGCCATCGAGGAGCTCGACCTCACCATCCCTGCCGGGTCGTTCTTCGCCCTCCTGGGACCGAGCGGCTGCGGCAAGACCACGACACTCCGCCTGGTCGCGGGCCTGGAGGAGCCGACGGCGGGTCAGATCCTGATCGGCGGAAAGGACGTCACCACGACCAAGCCGTTCCAGCGGCCGGTCAACACGGTGTTCCAGAGCTACGCCCTCTTCCCGCACATGACCATCCTCGAGAACGTGGCGTTCGGGCTGCGCCGCCGCAAGATCGGCGACCCGGTCGCGAAGGCGCACGAAGCCCTGCGGCTGGTGGAGCTCGACCACCTCGCCGCGCGTCGGCCCGCGCAGCTCTCGGGAGGTCAGCAGCAGCGTGTCGCCCTGGCCCGCGCCGTGGTCAACCGACCGGCGCTCCTCCTGCTCGACGAACCGCTCGGCGCGCTGGACCTCAAGCTGCGCCGGCAGATGCAGCTGGAGTTGAAGTCCATCCAGACCGAGGTGGGCCTGACGTTCGTTCACGTGACCCACGACCAGGAGGAGGCCATGACCATGGCCGACACCGTCGCCGTGATGAACAAGGGTCGCATCGAGCAGATGGGTGCGCCGGAAGTGCTCTACGAGCTGCCCGCGACGGTCTTCGTCGCCAACTTCCTCGGGCAGTCGAACCTGTTCGTCGGGCGGGTGCAGGAGTCGACGGCCGACGCGGTCGGCGTGGAGGTCGGCGGTCATCGCGTGCGCGTCCCGCGGTCGCGGGCCCAGCGGGAGAGCGGCCTGGTCACCGTGGGGGTGCGGCCGGAGAAGCTCACCCTGCACGAGACCCCGGACACCATCCCCTCCGGCGCGAACGCCCTCGGGCCGGGTCGCGTCACGGACGTCTCGTTCAGCGGCGTCAGCACGCAGTATCTGGTCGACATCCCGGGCCTCGGCACGGTGATCGTGTTCGCGCAGAACATGCACGCCGGCCCGGTCGCCGCGCTCGGCGCCACCGCCTGGGTCGCCTGGGACGCGGCGCACACCTTCGTCCTCGGCGACGAGCCGCCGGCCGACGGCCGTTTCGTGGACGACACGGACACGCAGGCGATGGCCGCCCAGGCGCGCGAGCGGATGCTCACGGAGCTGGAGGAGGCGTAG
- a CDS encoding ABC transporter permease — protein MFVALRDLRFARGRFLLIGSVVALITLLVGFLSGLTGGLATQNVSAVLSLPGDRLVFSAPGSGDSGATFAGSAVTAGQQRAWSAREGVRSVAPIGISQSRAGRGNTRAAVALFGQTANGATSAPDRDGTVTLSTGAAAALDARVGDRLRIGGRDYTVAEVGGDDWYSHTPVVRMTLADWQSSAAATGAPDAYATVLAVSGNPDWAASDAATGTVSESIIGSLTALSSFRSEIGSLLLMIALLFGISGLVVGAFFTVWTLQRAGDIAVLKALGAGTGTLIRDALGQALVVLVLGIGVGLALVAGPGALAGGALPFLLSPLTTLVPGAILVVLGLAGAAFALRSVTSADPLTALGSNR, from the coding sequence ATGTTCGTCGCACTGCGCGACCTCCGCTTCGCCCGCGGCCGCTTCCTCCTCATCGGCTCCGTCGTGGCCCTGATCACACTGCTCGTCGGCTTTCTGAGCGGTCTGACCGGAGGCCTCGCCACCCAGAACGTCTCCGCGGTGCTCTCGCTCCCCGGTGATCGGCTGGTGTTCTCGGCACCGGGCTCCGGTGACTCCGGTGCGACGTTCGCCGGCTCCGCCGTCACAGCGGGCCAGCAGCGGGCCTGGTCCGCGCGAGAGGGGGTGCGCTCTGTCGCGCCGATCGGCATCAGCCAGTCGCGGGCCGGGAGGGGGAACACGCGGGCCGCGGTCGCCCTGTTCGGGCAGACCGCGAACGGAGCCACCTCCGCGCCCGATCGGGACGGAACGGTCACGCTCTCGACCGGAGCGGCCGCCGCGCTCGACGCGAGGGTCGGCGACCGGCTCCGCATCGGCGGCCGCGACTACACGGTCGCCGAAGTCGGCGGAGACGATTGGTACAGCCACACCCCTGTCGTGCGGATGACGCTCGCGGATTGGCAGTCCTCCGCCGCCGCGACCGGAGCGCCGGACGCATACGCCACCGTGCTCGCCGTGTCGGGAAACCCCGACTGGGCCGCCTCCGACGCGGCGACGGGAACCGTGTCCGAGAGCATCATCGGCTCCCTCACCGCCCTGAGCTCGTTCCGGTCGGAGATCGGCTCGCTCCTGCTGATGATCGCCCTGCTCTTCGGCATCTCGGGACTCGTCGTCGGCGCGTTCTTCACTGTGTGGACGCTCCAGCGCGCGGGCGACATCGCCGTGCTCAAGGCCCTCGGCGCCGGCACCGGCACGCTGATCCGGGATGCGCTCGGCCAGGCGCTGGTCGTGCTCGTCCTCGGCATCGGCGTCGGCCTCGCACTGGTGGCGGGCCCCGGAGCCCTGGCCGGCGGCGCACTCCCCTTCCTCCTCAGTCCGCTCACCACTCTCGTCCCGGGGGCGATCCTCGTCGTCCTCGGGCTCGCCGGAGCGGCGTTCGCGCTCCGGTCCGTCACCTCCGCCGACCCCCTCACCGCACTCGGGAGCAACCGATGA
- a CDS encoding ABC transporter ATP-binding protein — MIRLDDVTLTFPDGDTRVTAVDHVSLTARPGTVTGITGPSGSGKSSLLAVASTLIRPDSGTVVIGEVDATRLDAAEATELRRTSIGIVFQQSNLLPALIAREQLRLMGELGGRRRARRRARLAAARRADDLLDAVGLGAQRDKRPHQLSGGQRQRVNIARALMNEPVALLVDEPTSALDQERGAEIIELLLRLTAERDAATLLVTHDVVHLPRMHRVVRLVDGRLEQAPAVTG, encoded by the coding sequence ATGATCCGCCTCGACGACGTCACCCTCACCTTCCCCGACGGCGACACGCGCGTCACCGCCGTCGACCACGTCAGCCTGACCGCCCGCCCCGGCACCGTGACCGGGATCACCGGACCGAGCGGGTCGGGCAAGTCCAGTCTGCTCGCCGTCGCCTCCACCCTCATCCGGCCCGACTCCGGCACCGTCGTCATCGGCGAGGTCGACGCCACGCGGCTCGACGCGGCGGAGGCGACCGAGCTCCGGAGGACGAGCATCGGGATCGTCTTCCAGCAGTCGAACCTCCTTCCCGCGCTCATCGCGCGCGAGCAGCTGAGGCTGATGGGCGAGCTCGGCGGACGTCGACGCGCGCGCCGCCGCGCCCGCCTCGCCGCTGCGCGGCGAGCGGACGACCTGCTCGACGCCGTCGGTCTCGGCGCACAGCGGGACAAGCGTCCGCACCAGCTCTCGGGAGGCCAGCGCCAGCGGGTCAACATCGCGCGCGCCCTCATGAACGAGCCGGTCGCCCTCCTCGTCGACGAGCCGACCAGCGCCCTCGATCAGGAGCGCGGCGCCGAGATCATCGAGCTGCTGCTGCGGCTCACGGCCGAGCGCGACGCCGCCACCCTCCTGGTGACCCACGACGTCGTCCACCTCCCGAGGATGCATCGCGTGGTGCGGCTCGTGGACGGTCGGCTCGAGCAGGCGCCGGCCGTCACCGGGTGA
- a CDS encoding asparaginase yields MSPVVDAAVFSGAEAVELAVVERSGFVESRHVGSAVVLGPDGAVARRLGAPERPVFPRSTMKPFQAVAILGAGVPLEGARAVLATASHAGTPAHLSVVRSILAQAQLTEDALLCPPDWPLDSAARDDAIRAGEQKQPLFMNCSGKHAAMLVACRVNGWPLESYLDPQHPLQHRIRDTVERLTGEKVVATGVDGCGAPVHAMSLVALARGIQRIATASDGSPFALYRNAALLTNAVLADGWAIDGPGRSNTVVIDELGVFAKGGAEGVMVMATPDGTTVTLKMLDGSLRAATIVALSLLADAGAIDRAAVDALAPKLDLAVLGRGEPVGEIRAAYV; encoded by the coding sequence GTGAGCCCCGTCGTGGACGCCGCCGTCTTCTCGGGGGCCGAGGCCGTCGAGCTCGCCGTGGTCGAGCGGAGCGGGTTCGTCGAGTCGCGGCACGTCGGCTCGGCCGTCGTTCTCGGGCCTGACGGCGCTGTGGCCCGTCGGCTCGGGGCCCCGGAGAGGCCGGTCTTCCCGCGCTCGACGATGAAGCCGTTCCAGGCCGTCGCCATCCTCGGCGCGGGAGTGCCGCTGGAGGGCGCGCGGGCGGTGCTCGCGACCGCCAGCCACGCGGGGACCCCCGCGCACCTCTCCGTCGTGCGCAGCATCCTCGCGCAGGCCCAGCTCACCGAGGACGCCCTGCTCTGCCCGCCGGACTGGCCGCTCGACTCCGCTGCGCGCGACGACGCCATCCGCGCCGGCGAGCAGAAGCAGCCGCTGTTCATGAACTGCTCCGGCAAGCACGCCGCGATGCTCGTCGCGTGCCGGGTCAACGGCTGGCCGCTCGAGAGCTACCTCGACCCGCAGCACCCGCTGCAGCACCGCATCCGCGACACCGTCGAGCGCCTCACCGGGGAGAAAGTCGTGGCGACGGGCGTGGACGGCTGCGGCGCCCCGGTGCACGCCATGTCGCTCGTGGCCCTCGCGCGCGGCATCCAGCGCATCGCCACGGCCTCCGACGGCTCACCGTTCGCGCTCTACCGCAACGCCGCGCTCCTCACGAACGCCGTGCTCGCGGACGGCTGGGCGATAGACGGCCCCGGACGGTCGAACACCGTGGTCATCGACGAGCTCGGCGTCTTCGCGAAGGGCGGGGCGGAGGGCGTCATGGTCATGGCGACCCCCGACGGCACGACCGTCACACTCAAGATGCTGGACGGCAGCCTCCGCGCGGCGACCATCGTGGCGCTCTCCCTCCTGGCCGACGCCGGAGCGATCGACCGAGCCGCGGTCGACGCGCTCGCCCCGAAGCTCGACCTGGCCGTCCTCGGCCGCGGCGAGCCGGTCGGCGAGATCCGCGCCGCCTACGTCTGA
- a CDS encoding lysophospholipid acyltransferase family protein, translating to MVTIHEPDDGQAPVQRPGALYYVGRWILAPIAKLIYRPRVVGRKNVPRHGKVILASNHLSFIDSILIPVTSPRRVQFLAKSHYFEGTGVKGRISRAFFTAIGAVGVKRGAGQAAQEALEQSRRIIDTGSAFALYPEGTRSLDGRLYKGRTGIGWLALTTGAKVVPVGLIGTDEMQPVGAKFPRIRRVTVAFGEPLDLAHYGPAESGRARRQATDEIMTAIHALTGQELAGAYNEAPPANPVERVKRVLHPERL from the coding sequence ATGGTGACGATCCACGAACCCGACGACGGGCAGGCCCCGGTGCAGCGGCCCGGTGCGCTCTACTACGTCGGCCGGTGGATCCTCGCCCCCATCGCCAAGCTGATCTACCGGCCCCGGGTGGTCGGCCGCAAGAACGTCCCGCGGCATGGCAAGGTCATCCTGGCGAGCAACCACCTGTCGTTCATCGACTCGATCCTCATCCCCGTCACCTCGCCGCGTCGCGTGCAGTTCCTGGCGAAGTCCCACTACTTCGAGGGGACCGGCGTGAAGGGCCGCATCTCCCGCGCCTTCTTCACCGCCATCGGCGCGGTCGGTGTGAAGCGCGGCGCCGGTCAGGCGGCGCAGGAGGCGCTCGAGCAGTCCCGACGGATCATCGACACCGGGTCCGCGTTCGCGCTCTACCCGGAGGGCACCCGCTCCCTCGACGGCCGCCTCTACAAGGGCCGGACCGGTATCGGCTGGCTGGCTCTCACCACCGGCGCCAAGGTCGTGCCGGTCGGACTCATCGGCACCGACGAGATGCAGCCGGTCGGAGCAAAGTTCCCGCGCATCCGCCGCGTCACCGTCGCCTTCGGCGAGCCGCTCGACCTGGCCCACTACGGCCCGGCGGAGTCGGGGCGCGCCCGACGTCAGGCGACCGACGAGATCATGACCGCCATCCACGCCCTCACCGGGCAGGAGCTCGCCGGCGCCTACAACGAGGCGCCACCGGCCAACCCGGTCGAGCGCGTGAAGCGGGTCCTGCACCCCGAGCGCCTCTGA
- a CDS encoding ABC transporter permease, with amino-acid sequence MALAAFTGPPPTQDAEPAVRRRSGIALVLLLPGVLYLVLFFLTPLVSLIITSFQAPVPDGDIGQYQAAFQWSNYTDAISEYWPQIIRSFVYALIATAAALVISYPLAYFIGVKMRGRAVLQNLLMTLVIAPFFISFLLRTLAWKSILSDDAWIASSLKALSILPPDAHITGTPFSVIFGLTYNFIPFMTLPLYSTLERLDVRLLEAGQDLYANAWTTFRKVTVPLSMPGIVSGTLLTFIPAAGDYINASQDFLGAADTSMMGNVIESNFLVLQNYPAAAAMSVILMAVILVIVGVYVRRSGTEDLL; translated from the coding sequence ATGGCCCTCGCCGCCTTCACCGGGCCGCCGCCCACCCAGGACGCCGAGCCCGCCGTCCGCCGGCGCAGCGGCATCGCACTCGTGCTGCTGCTGCCGGGCGTGCTGTACCTCGTGCTGTTCTTCCTGACGCCGCTCGTGTCGCTCATCATCACCTCCTTCCAGGCCCCGGTGCCCGACGGCGACATCGGGCAATACCAGGCCGCGTTCCAGTGGAGCAACTACACGGACGCGATCTCGGAGTACTGGCCGCAGATCATCCGCTCATTCGTCTACGCGCTCATCGCGACGGCGGCGGCGCTGGTGATCAGCTACCCGCTCGCCTACTTCATCGGAGTGAAGATGCGGGGGAGGGCGGTGCTGCAGAACCTCCTGATGACGCTCGTGATCGCCCCCTTCTTCATCAGCTTCCTGCTGCGGACGTTGGCGTGGAAGTCGATCCTGAGTGACGACGCGTGGATCGCGAGCTCGCTGAAGGCCCTCTCGATCCTCCCGCCGGACGCGCACATCACGGGGACGCCGTTCTCGGTCATCTTCGGTCTGACGTACAACTTCATCCCGTTCATGACGCTGCCGCTCTACTCCACGCTGGAGCGCCTCGATGTCCGGCTGCTGGAGGCGGGGCAGGACCTCTACGCGAACGCGTGGACGACGTTCCGGAAGGTGACCGTGCCGCTCTCGATGCCGGGCATCGTCTCGGGCACGCTCCTGACGTTCATCCCGGCGGCGGGCGATTACATCAACGCGTCGCAGGACTTCCTCGGCGCGGCGGACACCTCGATGATGGGCAACGTCATCGAGAGCAACTTCCTCGTGCTGCAGAACTACCCCGCCGCTGCCGCGATGTCGGTCATCCTCATGGCCGTCATCCTCGTCATCGTCGGCGTCTACGTGCGGCGGAGCGGAACGGAGGACCTGCTGTGA
- a CDS encoding ABC transporter substrate-binding protein, giving the protein MNPGPLPQDPMIRQLVQSARASQLSRRGLLAGLGAGAATLALAACSTGGASSKPTAAKDQSSSDKTMTWANWQAYLDQDENGGYPTLQAFEKQSGLKVKYDVAVDDNNTYYAKVKDQLALGKDIGADTVCLTDWMIARWIRLGYVQTFDESAIPNKKNLVSNLQDIDFDPGRKKSLPWQSGFAGICWNKEKLPQGLKSVDDLWKPELKGKVGVLSEMRDTVGLILLQQGVDISKDFSDTEFEKAIDTLTTKVSDGQIRNIKGNSYLNDLKSGDTLAAICWSGDITQLNAEAGDNWEFVLPEAGGTLWSDNFVIPIGSPRKANAEKLIDYYYQPEVAAEVAAWVNYITPVEGAKEAAVAIDPDLADNQLIFPDASTLSKAHIFRSLSTAEEQKYQAAFQKVILGA; this is encoded by the coding sequence GTGAATCCCGGGCCCCTCCCGCAAGACCCGATGATCCGTCAGCTCGTGCAGTCCGCCCGCGCGTCGCAGCTCTCGCGCCGCGGACTCCTCGCCGGGCTCGGCGCCGGCGCCGCCACTCTGGCCCTCGCGGCCTGCTCGACCGGCGGAGCCTCCAGCAAGCCGACCGCGGCGAAGGACCAGTCGTCGTCGGACAAGACGATGACGTGGGCCAACTGGCAGGCCTACCTCGACCAGGACGAGAACGGCGGGTACCCGACCCTTCAGGCGTTCGAGAAGCAGAGCGGGCTGAAGGTCAAGTACGACGTCGCCGTCGACGACAACAACACGTACTACGCCAAGGTCAAGGACCAGCTCGCGCTCGGGAAGGACATCGGTGCCGACACCGTCTGCCTCACGGACTGGATGATCGCGCGCTGGATCCGGCTCGGCTACGTGCAGACGTTCGACGAGAGCGCCATCCCGAACAAGAAGAACCTCGTCAGCAATCTGCAGGACATCGACTTCGACCCGGGACGCAAGAAGTCTCTCCCGTGGCAGAGCGGTTTCGCCGGCATCTGCTGGAACAAGGAGAAGCTCCCGCAGGGCCTGAAGTCAGTGGACGACCTGTGGAAGCCGGAGCTCAAGGGCAAGGTCGGCGTCCTCAGCGAGATGCGCGACACCGTCGGCCTGATCCTCCTGCAGCAAGGGGTGGACATCTCCAAGGACTTCTCGGACACGGAGTTCGAGAAGGCGATCGACACGCTCACCACGAAGGTGAGCGACGGCCAGATCCGCAACATCAAGGGCAATTCCTACCTGAACGACCTCAAGAGCGGCGACACGCTGGCCGCGATCTGCTGGTCGGGCGACATCACGCAGCTGAACGCCGAGGCGGGGGACAACTGGGAGTTCGTGCTCCCGGAGGCGGGCGGCACTCTCTGGAGCGACAACTTCGTCATCCCGATCGGATCGCCCCGCAAGGCGAACGCCGAGAAGCTGATCGACTACTACTACCAGCCGGAGGTCGCCGCCGAGGTGGCCGCGTGGGTCAACTACATCACCCCGGTCGAGGGCGCCAAGGAGGCCGCGGTCGCCATCGACCCCGACCTGGCCGACAACCAGCTGATCTTCCCGGACGCCTCCACGCTGTCGAAGGCGCACATCTTCCGCTCGCTCAGCACGGCGGAGGAGCAGAAGTACCAGGCGGCGTTCCAGAAAGTGATCCTGGGGGCCTGA
- the gabT gene encoding 4-aminobutyrate--2-oxoglutarate transaminase, which yields MTDTLNAPVFTVPQERRIVTAVPGPASVALHERRLAVVPTGVSSALPVYIARANGAILVDVDGNQFVDFGAGIGVTTVGHTETAVVSAAAEQLQDVIHTLFTITPYEEYVRVAELLAAHTPGDHAKKTVLVNSGAEAVENGVKIARKHTGRRAVAVLDHAYHGRTNLTMAMNYKAAPYATGFGPFAGDVYHAPNSYPYHDGLTGAEAAARTIAYLEKVVGASDLACLVAEPIQGEGGFMVPADGYLPALQEWCTANGVVFIADEIQSGMARTGAYFASEHFGLVPDLVLSAKGIAGGLPLAAVTGRAEIMDSAQPGGLGGTFGGNPVAAAAAVAVFDEIEKNDLLAEGRRIEASLTAGLRGLQEKYDIIGEVRGIGAMIAIELVQPGTAQTTKLPNADAVSKIVAYAAQQGVLLLNAGTYGNVLRFLPSLAVSDELIADAISVIDDAFAAL from the coding sequence ATGACTGACACTCTGAACGCGCCCGTCTTCACCGTTCCGCAGGAACGCCGCATCGTCACAGCCGTGCCCGGCCCCGCCTCCGTGGCGCTGCACGAGCGACGTCTCGCCGTGGTGCCGACGGGTGTCTCCTCTGCGCTGCCTGTGTACATCGCCCGCGCCAACGGCGCCATCCTGGTCGATGTCGACGGCAATCAGTTCGTCGACTTCGGCGCGGGTATCGGCGTCACCACGGTCGGTCACACCGAGACGGCCGTCGTGTCCGCCGCTGCCGAGCAGCTGCAGGACGTGATCCACACGCTCTTCACGATCACGCCGTACGAGGAGTACGTGCGGGTGGCGGAGCTGCTCGCGGCGCACACGCCCGGCGACCACGCCAAGAAGACCGTGCTCGTCAACTCCGGCGCGGAGGCCGTGGAGAACGGCGTCAAGATCGCCCGCAAGCACACGGGCCGCCGGGCCGTCGCCGTGCTCGACCACGCGTACCACGGCCGCACCAACCTCACGATGGCCATGAACTACAAGGCCGCACCTTACGCCACCGGCTTCGGCCCGTTCGCGGGCGACGTCTACCACGCCCCGAACTCCTACCCCTACCACGACGGTCTGACCGGCGCGGAGGCCGCGGCCCGCACCATCGCCTACCTGGAGAAGGTCGTCGGCGCGTCGGACCTCGCCTGCCTCGTGGCGGAGCCGATCCAGGGCGAGGGCGGCTTCATGGTCCCGGCGGACGGCTACCTCCCGGCGCTGCAGGAGTGGTGCACGGCCAACGGCGTCGTCTTCATCGCCGACGAGATCCAGAGCGGAATGGCGCGCACCGGCGCGTACTTCGCGAGCGAGCACTTCGGCCTCGTGCCTGACCTCGTGCTCAGCGCCAAGGGCATCGCGGGAGGCCTCCCTCTCGCCGCCGTCACGGGCCGCGCCGAGATCATGGACTCCGCCCAGCCCGGCGGGCTCGGGGGCACGTTCGGCGGCAACCCGGTCGCCGCTGCCGCCGCCGTCGCCGTCTTCGACGAGATCGAGAAGAACGACCTCCTCGCCGAGGGGCGCCGCATCGAGGCCTCCCTCACCGCGGGCCTGCGCGGCCTGCAGGAGAAGTACGACATCATCGGCGAGGTACGCGGCATCGGCGCGATGATCGCGATCGAGCTCGTCCAGCCCGGGACGGCCCAGACCACGAAGCTGCCCAACGCGGACGCGGTCTCGAAGATCGTGGCGTACGCCGCGCAGCAGGGCGTGCTCCTGCTCAATGCGGGCACCTATGGCAACGTGCTTCGCTTCCTGCCGAGCCTCGCCGTGTCCGACGAACTCATCGCCGACGCGATCTCCGTGATCGACGACGCCTTCGCCGCCCTGTGA
- a CDS encoding ABC transporter permease gives MLIPIVYTFVFSFNDAIKNNIAWRGFTLRNWTNVCDAAGICDAFMASIVIGLVSTVIATALGTMIAIALMRYRFRFRSQTSLLLFLPMASPEVVLGAGLAAQFLSLGVNKGFGTIIIAHVMFCISFVVVTVKARVASLDPALEEAGRDLYGSPNAVFWRITFPLLLPGILSAALLSFSLSFDDFIITNFNAGAVTTFPMYIYIAASRGIPAQANVIASAVFIITILVVLISQLSAAARARRLARATQ, from the coding sequence CTGCTCATCCCGATCGTGTACACGTTCGTCTTCTCCTTCAACGACGCGATCAAGAACAACATCGCGTGGCGCGGATTCACCCTCCGCAACTGGACCAACGTGTGCGACGCCGCCGGCATCTGCGACGCGTTCATGGCGAGCATCGTCATCGGTCTCGTCTCGACGGTGATCGCCACGGCGCTCGGCACCATGATCGCGATCGCGCTCATGCGCTACCGGTTCCGGTTCCGGTCGCAGACCAGTCTGCTGCTGTTCCTGCCGATGGCGAGTCCGGAGGTCGTGCTCGGCGCGGGGCTGGCAGCCCAGTTCCTCAGCCTCGGCGTGAACAAGGGCTTCGGCACGATCATCATCGCCCACGTGATGTTCTGCATCAGTTTCGTGGTCGTGACGGTGAAGGCGCGCGTCGCGAGCCTGGACCCGGCGCTGGAGGAGGCGGGGCGCGACCTCTACGGTTCGCCCAACGCCGTGTTCTGGCGGATCACCTTCCCGCTGCTCCTGCCGGGCATCCTCTCCGCCGCGCTGCTCTCGTTCTCCTTGAGCTTCGATGACTTCATCATCACGAACTTCAACGCGGGCGCGGTGACGACGTTCCCGATGTACATCTACATCGCCGCATCCCGGGGCATCCCGGCCCAGGCGAACGTGATCGCGTCGGCCGTGTTCATCATCACGATCCTGGTGGTGCTGATCTCGCAGCTGAGCGCGGCCGCCCGGGCGCGGCGCCTGGCGCGCGCGACGCAGTAG
- a CDS encoding sensor histidine kinase, with protein MAHTALTPVFVGLRTGLHVLFVVLDGLVVVRALVAPSASSGVIVAVALVLAATYAAGGVAARTAPRRRDAVGLLWLTVLTLEWALLLWFSTEAAYLVFPLFFLFLHLLGARWGTVAVVVATAAAVCALGVHGGWTVGGVVGPLVGAGVALLIGLGYQALAREAAEREALMRELLDTRDQLAATEHESGVLAERARLAREIHDTVAQGLSSIQLLLHAAERADPDGAGVEHVLLAREAAATALADTRRFIRELAPPELEGRGLGGALRRLADGQWASQGLEVAVRVADAVPLPMHVQTALLRIAQGAVANVVQHAHARSARIDLVTDADGLRFTVSDDGAGFDPVAVAGEPTGISDSFGLRATRERVQQLGGTLVVDSAPGRGTTLTVLLASEDSA; from the coding sequence ATGGCCCACACCGCGCTCACCCCGGTCTTCGTGGGCCTGCGCACCGGCCTGCACGTGCTGTTCGTCGTGCTCGACGGCCTCGTGGTGGTGCGCGCCCTCGTCGCGCCGTCCGCGTCGAGCGGTGTGATCGTCGCGGTCGCGCTCGTCCTGGCCGCGACGTATGCGGCGGGCGGCGTGGCGGCACGCACGGCGCCGAGACGACGTGACGCCGTCGGCCTGCTGTGGCTGACCGTGCTCACCCTCGAATGGGCGCTCCTGCTCTGGTTCAGCACCGAGGCGGCGTACCTCGTCTTCCCGCTGTTCTTCCTCTTCCTGCACCTGCTCGGAGCGCGCTGGGGGACCGTCGCCGTCGTGGTGGCGACGGCGGCTGCGGTCTGCGCGCTGGGCGTCCACGGCGGGTGGACCGTCGGCGGTGTCGTCGGCCCGCTGGTCGGGGCGGGCGTCGCCCTCCTCATCGGGCTCGGTTACCAGGCGTTGGCGCGGGAGGCCGCCGAGCGCGAGGCGCTGATGCGCGAGCTGCTCGACACGCGCGACCAGCTCGCCGCGACCGAGCACGAGTCCGGGGTGCTCGCCGAACGGGCTCGCCTCGCGCGCGAGATCCACGACACGGTGGCGCAGGGGCTCTCGAGCATCCAGCTGCTGCTGCACGCCGCCGAGCGCGCCGACCCCGACGGCGCCGGGGTGGAGCATGTCCTCCTCGCGCGCGAGGCCGCGGCGACCGCCCTCGCCGACACCCGGCGCTTCATCCGCGAGCTGGCTCCGCCGGAGCTGGAGGGCCGCGGCCTGGGCGGTGCACTGCGCCGGCTGGCGGACGGGCAGTGGGCGTCCCAGGGGCTGGAGGTCGCCGTGCGGGTCGCGGACGCCGTCCCGCTGCCGATGCACGTGCAGACCGCGCTCTTGCGCATCGCCCAGGGGGCGGTCGCCAATGTCGTGCAGCACGCGCACGCGCGGTCGGCGAGGATCGACCTCGTCACGGACGCCGACGGCCTCCGGTTCACGGTGTCGGACGACGGCGCCGGGTTCGACCCGGTGGCGGTCGCCGGCGAGCCGACCGGCATCTCAGACTCGTTCGGGCTGCGCGCCACGCGCGAGCGGGTCCAGCAACTGGGCGGCACCCTGGTGGTCGATTCGGCACCGGGGCGCGGAACGACTCTCACGGTCCTCCTCGCGAGCGAGGATTCCGCGTGA